One Branchiostoma floridae strain S238N-H82 chromosome 15, Bfl_VNyyK, whole genome shotgun sequence DNA window includes the following coding sequences:
- the LOC118431270 gene encoding tripartite motif-containing protein 2-like has product MASKIPESDFDEQFLTCPVCMLHFRDPRVLPCLHTFCMECLQEWATKQQPLECPTCRTQVSLPDQGVDGLRTNFYVNNLLDFAAAKKGSEPGVSCQVCEGNVEGQKSWCADCGMLLCQSCIAVHRKVPATKHHQMVTQEAINTMGGMEGLERKRHCHKHKNQELVFYCESCNVLVCTACTVVDHRPGKDHNPVEITTVAQKRTEKLRQFLKQIDPRIKEIQDSINEVEKTMSNLIPSKEAATDQAKVYFRQLVDILQKREKEILSHIEEQCRADGKALQTKKEEIEFEFAGLTSAQTFCQQAVEHGSDVHILEVGNQVQTRVETLLAKQLELESDWSEFQFVENTTVAGFQEKSKDFGGVKINVDISKCKLVVKPAVKGFECVAMLTTINKDGRPYITNSKAVDVTANMKDTFGRNVQTKLQMKSMGEWEISYTPKITGNHRLEVKVNSQRVARSPFTVKVQGREKPVLTIGRKGSGVGELDGPVGVAVDKDGNIVVVDQGNKRVQIFDAETGGSLCWFPVDGGRPYGVDVDSKGRIFVTSYGSNCGVRCYSKKGELFNTFKPDCMKQPRGVAVLRDGRMVVADSKQQSCLLLQPDGSLIREIGKGQLQFPQFMAVDATHDAMYVTDRSEQNIFVFGLEENKEFGMGRQGHFDRQFQSSPEGVALDAAGNIIVGEHDGHVRVFGPDWSYLQSVTKADGNYVSGLALTPDGKYLLVSRFHGDCIEVYRYM; this is encoded by the coding sequence ATGGCGAGCAAGATTCCAGAATCTGACTTTGACGAGCAGTTCCTGACGTGCCCGGTCTGCATGCTGCACTTCCGGGACCCCAGAGTCCTGCCATGTCTGCACACATTTTGCATGGAGTGTCTGCAAGAATGGGCCACTAAACAACAGCCGCTGGAGTGTCCAACCTGCCGCACACAGGTCAGTCTACCTGACCAAGGTGTGGACGGTCTCAGGACCAACTTCTACGTCAACAACCTGCTGGACTTCGCGGCGGCCAAGAAAGGTTCGGAGCCAGGTGTGTCATGCCAGGTGTGCGAGGGGAATGTGGAGGGGCAAAAGTCTTGGTGTGCGGATTGTGGCATGCTACTGTGCCAGTCTTGTATTGCCGTGCACCGCAAGGTTCCAGCTACAAAACATCATCAAATGGTTACACAAGAGGCTATCAATACAATGGGGGGTATGGAAGGATTGGAACGCAAGCGGCACTGCCATAAACACAAGAACCAGGAACTGGTGTTCTACTGTGAGAGCTGTAACGTTTTAGTTTGTACGGCATGTACCGTGGTCGATCATCGGCCGGGCAAAGATCACAATCCGGTAGAAATCACCACCGTCGCCCAGAAAAGGACTGAAAAACTACGACAATTTCTAAAGCAGATAGACCCACGTATTAAGGAAATCCAGGATTCTATTAATGAAGTAGAGAAGACGATGTCAAACTTGATCCCCTCGAAAGAAGCAGCCACAGACCAAGCAAAGGTATATTTCCGCCAACTTGTTGACATCCTTCAAAAGCGTGAAAAGGAGATTTTGAGCCACATTGAAGAACAATGCCGAGCCGATGGCAAGGCTCTACAGACAAAGAAGGAAGAGATAGAGTTTGAGTTTGCCGGACTGACGAGCGCACAGACGTTCTGTCAACAAGCTGTAGAACACGGAAGTGACGTGCACATTCTGGAGGTGggaaaccaagtccaaacaaggGTAGAAACTCTGCTGGCAAAACAACTGGAGCTGGAGTCCGACTGGAGCGAGTTTCAGTTCGTAGAGAACACGACTGTCGCGGGCTTTCAGGAAAAATCTAAAGATTTCGGTGGTGTGAAGATAAACGTCGACATTTCTAAGTGCAAACTTGTCGTAAAGCCAGCAGTTAAGGGGTTTGAGTGCGTCGCTATGCTGACGACAATAAACAAAGACGGGCGTCCGTACATAACAAACAGTAAAGCCGTAGACGTCACAGCTAACATGAAAGACACTTTTGGAAGGAACGTCCAAACAAAACTACAGATGAAGAGCATGGGCGAGTGGGAAATATCGTATACACCCAAGATCACTGGCAACCATAGGttagaggtcaaggtcaactcaCAACGAGTGGCAAGGAGTCCTTTCACTGTCAAAGTGCAAGGAAGAGAGAAACCCGTACTGACTATAGGACGGAAGGGTAGCGGGGTGGGGGAACTGGACGGACCGGTAGGTGTCGCGGTTGACAAGGACGGCAACATTGTAGTGGTGGACCAGGGGAACAAGCGGGTTCAGATATTTGATGCAGAAACAGGAGGGTCTTTGTGCTGGTTCCCGGTTGACGGTGGCAGGCCATATGGTGTTGATGTGGACTCAAAGGGGAGGATTTTTGTTACGTCTTACGGCTCAAATTGCGGAGTAAGATGTTACTCAAAGAAAGGTGAACTGTTCAATACATTCAAGCCAGACTGCATGAAGCAACCACGCGGAGTTGCAGTTCTGCGGGACGGCCGCATGGTGGTGGCGGACAGCAAACAGCAGTCCTGTCTCCTCCTGCAGCCTGACGGAAGCCTCATCCGGGAGATCGGCAAGGGGCAGTTACAGTTCCCACAGTTCATGGCGGTGGACGCGACACATGATGCAATGTATGTGACAGATAGGagtgaacaaaacatttttgtgtTTGGTCTTGAGGAAAACAAAGAGTTCGGTATGGGCAGGCAAGGTCACTTTGACAGACAATTTCAAAGCTCCCCGGAAGGTGTAGCATTAGACGCGGCAGGCAATATTATTGTAGGTGAACATGACGGCCATGTTCGCGTTTTCGGGCCAGACTGGTCTTATTTACAGAGTGTAACAAAAGCTGACGGAAATTATGTCAGTGGACTCGCACTGACTCCGGATGGTAAATACCTACTGGTTTCACGTTTTCACGGAGATTGTATAGAAgtgtacaggtacatgtga
- the LOC118431625 gene encoding collectin-11-like: MALSYPEGNMNRARCGVGTTPMKPAQTNWRALAHMAARIPNPVYTSKAGYDVNPDHKKMLSHLCKKVLLATGVLITVAMVILLAYLTGAVIELQKKTALLEADLKREMVHIGLLGLLGQPENMALLGLLAHPVKGDLQEKRATWGQLALRLLGLLGHLVTGDLQATKKWRDDWQCGQGYPAEDGNPAECDPASINPCCSPGNWCGNTTAHCDCLACVDYRNTVVCPERYNQWRGTCYRAFTVHKTFSQAAATCRLDGGTLAMPRDADAYAFLISSYTCASGSFFWIGLNDQRQEGTFEWMDGTPLGNFRYETTT; this comes from the exons GCACCACGCCCATGAAACCAGCCCAGACCAATTGGAGGGCACTTGCGCACATGGCTGCGAGAATTCCCAATCCCGTGTACACATCAAAAGCAG GTTACGACGTCAATCCTGACCACAAGAAGATGTTGTCTCACCTCTGCAAGAAGGTTTTGCTCGCCACAGGTGTGCTGATCACCGTGGCCATGGTCATACTGTTGGCATATCTTACAG GAGCGGTGATCGAGCTCCAGAAGAAGACTGCGCTACTCGAAGCAGACCTGAAAA GAGAAATGGTCCACATAGGGCTGTTGGGCCTCCTGGGACAGCCG GAGAATATGGCCCTGTTGGGCCTCCTGGCCCACCCGGTGAAAGGGGACCTCCAGGAGAAACGGGCcacatggggccagctggccctgcGTCTGTTGGGCCTCCTGGGCCACCTGGTGACAGGGGACCTCCAGG CTACTAAGAAGTGGCGTGATGACTGGCAATGCGGGCAGGGCTACCCCGCTGAAGAcggtaaccctgctgaatgcGACCCGGCAAGTATTAACCCGTGCTGCTCCCCGGGAAACTGGTGCGGCAACACCACAGCCCACTGTGACTGTCTGGCTTGTGTTGACTACAGGAACACAG TTGTTTGTCCCGAACGTTACAACCAGTGGCGCGGAACCTGCTACAGAGCCTTCACCGTACACAAGACCTTCAGCCAAGCGGCCGCGACCTGCCGTCttgacggcggcaccctcgccatgccccgggACGCTGATGCCTACGCCTTCCTCATCTCCTCCTATACCTGCGCGTCCGGGTCTTTCTTTTGGATCGGCCTGAACGACCAACGCCAAGAAGGCACCTTTGAGTGGATGGATGGTACTCCACTGGGCAATTTCAGGTACGAAACAACAACATAG